The nucleotide sequence AGCAGAATTATAAACGGAACATAGTCAAAAACCATAGTGTGATATAATTCCATTCCAAATGAATTATAAAGCAGATAAAAAATGACCGGCAGACTTAAAATTATCGCTACAATAAGTTTATTTCTGTTCTTTTCCCAAAAATGGTTATAGGCTAAAGGTAATACGGCAATTGCAGCTAACATTAAAAGAAAAGGAATTATGCTAAATATGCTTATTTGACGAGTTAGTTCTTCCATATTAGACTCATATATCTTATTTACGAATGAAAATTACGTTTTTAATTTCACTAAAATATTTGGCAATAATTTTGTAAACATATAAAAAAAAGTAAATTTTACGATGAAAATTATTTTATAAAATAGTAAAAAATCCCTTGACGATTACTAAATTTTATTAAAAATATTTGAAAAATATAATTTCAAACTATTGCTTTTAAAATAAAATCAATCTAATGTTAAAAAGATTTTTTAAATTGTAATTAAAAACCTAAATAAAATAGAAAGGAAACCAATAATGGGAATATTATCATGGATAGTTTTCGGCTTAATTGCCGGTGCGGTCGCTAAATTTATAATGCCTGGTAAAGATCCGGGCGGAATGATTATTACTATTTTGATTGGAATTGCCGGAGCATTTATTGGCGGTTTTATTGGTTCATTTCTCGGAATGGGAGATGTTTCCGGTTTTGATTTTAGAAGTTTTGCAATTGCGGTTGTTGGTTCTATTATTTTACTTTTTATATATCGAAAATTCAAATCAAATTAATTTTTGTGAGAGTACGCTAATTTAAAAAGTGTACTCTCAAATTCTATTTCAATTTTCTACTCTAATTCAATTCTATTTTTCATCTCAATTATTTCTTCAGATTTCTAAAACAATTCTTATTTTTAATAAACAAAAATGACCGGAGATTAAAAATGAGCTCAAAAAAATTTAATTCATTTAATAATTCAAGAAGGGATTTTATTAAGCAGATTTCAATCGGTGCCGGTGCATTATCTTTGGGATTTACCTCTCCAATTTTTAAGAATAAATATTTTGCAGAAAATAATAATGGTAAAATGGGTATTGCCCTTGTGGGACTTGGAAACTACAGCCAAAATCATTTAGCTCCCGCTCTTCAAGAAACTAAAGAATGTTACCTTGCGGGCATAGTCACCGGAACTCCTTCCAAAATTGAGGAATCGTCGAGGAAATATAATATTCGTAAAGAAAATATATATAATTATGAAAATTTTGATAACATAATTAATAATGATGAAATTAAAATTGTTTACGTAGTTCTGCCAAATTCAATGCATGCCGAGTTTACAATTCGTGCCGCAAAAGCAGGAAAACATGTTATCTGCGAAAAACCAATGGCTATGAACGTAAATGAATGTCAATCTATGATAGACGCCTGCAAGAAAAATAATGTTGGTTTATCTATAGGTTACAGAATGCAGTTTGAACAGCATACAATTGAAATTATTCGTATGGCAAGAGAAAAGGAATTTGGAAATTTGGTTACAATAAATGCCGGAGCGGGATTTTATATGGGAAACGCAAATGCGTGGAGAGCTAAAAAAGCTTTGGGCGGCGGCGCGATGGAAGATATTGGTATTTACGCTTTGCAGGCGGCAAGGTATGTTACAGGAGAAGAACCTGTTTCTATTACGGCACAAAGTTATAATTCGAGACCAAATGAATTTACCGAAATAGATGAAACTGTTACCTTTCAACTTTTATTTCCAAGTGGCGTAATCGCAAATTGCATGGGTAGTTTCGGTTTGGGAATTTCCAATCTTTATGTTCAAGCCCAAAAAGGCTGGTTCGGATTAAATCCTTTTTCATCTTATAACGGAATAAAAGGAATAAGTTCAAAGGGACCAATTCAATATCAGGAAAAAAATCAGCAAGCTGTTCAAATGGATGAGATGGCGGTTTCGTTTAGAGATAAGAAACCATTAAGAGTAACTGGAGAAGAAGGTTTAAAAGATGTAAGAATAATAAACGCAGCCTTAGAATCAATTAGAACAAATTCCAAAATTGTATTCTAGTTTATAAGAAATCAAAATTATTTTTGTTTAGTTAATGATCTTTTTTCAACACCGTCAAATGTCATTTTGATTGGAATGATCTTCCCGTTTTCATCGAAATACATTCTATCAATACAAACTTCTCTATGGTTTCCGTTTTCTACTCCTAAAGGTCTTCTATGATAAACAATATACCATTCATCTGTATCGGGCAATTTAAAACATGAATGATGTCCGGCTCCTCTTGCAATATTTAAATCCTGCTGCAGAATTTTTCCAATTCTTTTAAAGGGACCGACGGGTGAATCCCCAATTGCATAGGCAACGCTGTAATCGGGACCTGTCCATCCGCCTTCAGACCACATAAAATAATATTTCCCATTTTTCTTAAAAAGAAATGAACCTTCCACATAGTTTTCCGGAGTAATTTCTTTAAATGTTTCACCATTTTCAAAGGGAATTATTTCATTTAATTCATTGTTGAGTTTAACAACATTGCAATGTTTCCATCCGCCGTAATACATATAAATAGTATTGTCTTCGTCTTTAAATACAAACTGATCGATAGGTTGAGCGCCATTATGAAATTTATTAATTAAAGGCTTTCCCAATAAGTCGTTATACGGTCCTTCAGGCTTATCACTTACTGCCACACCTATCCCGCCAATTTGATCATCATTTTGAATGTCATTAGCGCCAAAGAAAAGATAATATTTATTGTTGTAAAAAAATATTGAAGGCGCCCAAACCGCATAAGCCGCCCATTTAACATTTGTAATATCCAAAACACGCGGATGTTCTTCCCAGGTTAAAAGATCTTCGGATGAAAATGCGTCAAGAAATGTTTGTTTAAGATACTGAGGATTAATTGTGTTTTTGCGTAATTCAATTTGTTCACGCGTAAAATTTAATATGCTGTTCTCTTTATCTTCTTCCCCGGAGTAAGTCGGAAAAATCCAAAATTTATTATTAAAGATTTCAGCTTCAGGATCCGCATACCAGCCTTTGATAATTGGATTGCCAGAAAAATTATTTTTAATTTCAATGGATTTCTTATCTTGAGCTAAAATAGAAATTTGTAATAAAATTATAATTGCGAAAGAGATTGTTTTTTTCATAATTATTAAAAAAATTAAGTGAGATGATTAACTTTTGCAGCTCTAAAAATTTAAACAAATCGTATAAAAATTATTCAATGAACAAGTCGGCAATTTTTTCAGCATAGTTTTTTGCTTCTAAATCTCTAATATTCATAAGTACAATTATTGTTAAATCATCAGATGGAATTTTCATATAGATATTTGAAAATCCGCAAGTGCTGCCTGTGTGATAAATTCTTTTATAATTTTTATACGGATCCAATCTCCAGCCGAATCCATAATCAAATTCTTCACC is from Ignavibacteriota bacterium and encodes:
- a CDS encoding GlsB/YeaQ/YmgE family stress response membrane protein; translated protein: MGILSWIVFGLIAGAVAKFIMPGKDPGGMIITILIGIAGAFIGGFIGSFLGMGDVSGFDFRSFAIAVVGSIILLFIYRKFKSN
- a CDS encoding Gfo/Idh/MocA family oxidoreductase — its product is MSSKKFNSFNNSRRDFIKQISIGAGALSLGFTSPIFKNKYFAENNNGKMGIALVGLGNYSQNHLAPALQETKECYLAGIVTGTPSKIEESSRKYNIRKENIYNYENFDNIINNDEIKIVYVVLPNSMHAEFTIRAAKAGKHVICEKPMAMNVNECQSMIDACKKNNVGLSIGYRMQFEQHTIEIIRMAREKEFGNLVTINAGAGFYMGNANAWRAKKALGGGAMEDIGIYALQAARYVTGEEPVSITAQSYNSRPNEFTEIDETVTFQLLFPSGVIANCMGSFGLGISNLYVQAQKGWFGLNPFSSYNGIKGISSKGPIQYQEKNQQAVQMDEMAVSFRDKKPLRVTGEEGLKDVRIINAALESIRTNSKIVF
- a CDS encoding family 43 glycosylhydrolase; the protein is MKKTISFAIIILLQISILAQDKKSIEIKNNFSGNPIIKGWYADPEAEIFNNKFWIFPTYSGEEDKENSILNFTREQIELRKNTINPQYLKQTFLDAFSSEDLLTWEEHPRVLDITNVKWAAYAVWAPSIFFYNNKYYLFFGANDIQNDDQIGGIGVAVSDKPEGPYNDLLGKPLINKFHNGAQPIDQFVFKDEDNTIYMYYGGWKHCNVVKLNNELNEIIPFENGETFKEITPENYVEGSFLFKKNGKYYFMWSEGGWTGPDYSVAYAIGDSPVGPFKRIGKILQQDLNIARGAGHHSCFKLPDTDEWYIVYHRRPLGVENGNHREVCIDRMYFDENGKIIPIKMTFDGVEKRSLTKQK